The nucleotide sequence GTCGACGGGGCGCTATTCCACGGCAATGCCAGCAAGGACAGCATCTTCACGCGCGGGAAGCTCGCCAAACAGATCGCCAAGCTCGATGAGGAGATCGAGGCGTACGGCAAGTCCCTCGACACCAACGATGCAGCAGAAGCCAAGCGGCCCGACAACGGCAAGGATGGCAATGGCGGCGGCGATGTCGGGGACAGGATCAAGGAACTGATGGCGCGGCGTGAGCGCGCTCAGTCCGATCTGGAGAACCTTGACAAAAACGACAAGGGACAGGTGTCGAAGACCGACCCCGATGCGCGGCTGCTGAGCAAGGGCGATCAGACGATTGCAGGCTACAACGTCCAGAGCGTCGTTGACGACAAGAACAAGCTGATCGTCGCCAGCGAGGTCGTCAATCGCAGCGATGTCCGACACCTGCATATGATGGCGATAGCGGCCAAGGAGAACCTGGAGGTCTCGTCGCTGCAGATATTGGCCGATGTCGGCTACTACAACAGCGAGGATATCAAGGCTTGCGAGGATGATGGCATCACCGCCTATGTCCCGCTGCATCACGGCAATGGCAAGAAGCACACGCGCTTCACGCGAGCTGACTTCACCTACGATTCCGCAACCGACACCTACCGGTGTCCCGCAGGCCAGGCGCTGCATCCCACGAAGAAGCTCTGGAAGAATACGAGCGGCAGAATGGAACGCCGTTACCTGGGCTCAGTGCCGACCTGCAGCGTCTGCCCCCTCAAGGCGTCTTGCCTCTCCGCGAAGGCCAAAAGCCGCAACGTCTCTCGGTGGGAGCACGAGGAGGTGCTGGATCGTCACCGCCAGAGAATGGCGAGCGAACAGGCTGGCCAGCTGATGCGTCGCCGCTCAGCCCTCGTCGAACATCCGTTCGGCACACTCAAGTGCCGCGCCGGGTATCAGCATTTCCTCGTCCGCAGCTTCGACAAGGTTCGCGGGGAATGGAGCCTCATGGCGCTCTCTTACAACTTTAGCCGCGTCCTCAACATTCTCGGCCTGAACGACTTCCTCGCCCGCATCACCGCGTGGGCTATTGCAGCTCAACACGCCGCCTCTGCCGAGGCCAACGCCGCACGAGAGGCGATTCCGCTTGCCTTGATACGAAACTGGACGATGATACGGCTATGGCTCGAAGTCGCACCGCGCCGAGCCCTCCTAGCCTCCTAATTTGGATTCTTGCCCAGCCTCGACGAGGCAAGGCTGCATCCATGCGACAAACTGGCTCGACGGGCAGTTGGCGCAGGGCTGTCATGAGCAAATTGCCCGTCGGGCATATGCGCGTGAGGCCCCTGGATTGCTTCGTCGCTCCGCTCCTCGCAATGACGGAGAGTTTGCTGTGCGTCACAACTGTCCGCCGTCATTGCGAGCGCAGCGAAGCAATCCAGGGGTCACGACCCGTGTCGGCTGTGGCTGGGCGAGACGGAGCGGCAGCGTGCCTCGAACGTCTCCCTGGGGATATGGGTCCCGGATCTGCGCGCGCGTGCCGCGCGCTTGTCGGGACGACAGCGAAATTGTGGTTGGAGGCTTGCGCCTCAAGCGCTGAGCGCGCGCATCTCCGCATACAGGTCGGACTTGCCTTCGAAGCCGATGCCGGGGAGATCGGGCATGGTGATGTGGCCATCAACCACCTTCACGCCGTCGGGGAAGCCGCCGTAGGGCTGGAACAGATCCGGATAGCTCTCATTGCCGCCGAGGCCGAGGCCTGCGGCGATGTTGAGGGACATCTGGTGGCCGCCATGCGGGATGCAGCGGGACGACGACCAACCGTAGGTCTTGAGCACATCGAGCGTGCGCAGATATTCGCACAGGCCATAGGACAGCGCGCAGTCGAACTGCAGCCAGTCGCGGTCCGGGCGCATGCCGCCATAGCGGATCAGGTTGCGGGCATCCTGGTGACTGAACAGGTTCTCGCCGGTCGCCATCGGGCCTGGATAGAAATCCGCGAGCGTCGCCTGCAAATGATAATCGAGCGGATCGCCGGCTTCCTCGTACCAGAACAGCGGATAGTCGCGCAGCATCTTGGCGTAGGCGATCGCGGTCTCCAGGTCGAAGCGGCCATTGGCGTCGACGGCGAGCTGATTGTTCGGGCCGATCTCCTCCAGCACGGCCTCGATGCGCTGGCGGTCCTCGTCGATCGGCGCGCCGCCGATCTTCATCTTGACGACGTTGTAGCCGCGTTCGAGATAGCCGCGCATCTCGCGGTGGAGCGCCGAGAGGTCCTTGCCCGGATAATAGTAGCCGCCGGCGGCGTAGACGAAGACGCGTGGATCGGCCTTGCGGTTGTGACGCTCGGCGAGCAGGCGGAACAGCGGCTTGTCCGCGATCTTCGCCACCGCATCCCAGATCGCCATGTCCAGCGTGCCGACCGCGACCGAGCGTTCACCATGGCCGCCGGGCTTCTCGTTGCTCATCATCGCCGCCCAGGCCTTGTCGGGATCGATGTTGTCCCTGGTGGCATCGAGCAGCGATGCGGGATCGGCTTCCAGGAGGCGCGCGCGGAAACGCTCGCGGATCAGCCCGCCCTGGCCGTAGCGGCCGTTGGAGTTGAAGCCGTAGCCGACGACGGGGCGGCCGTTGCGCTCGACATTGGTGATGACGGCGACGAGGCTCGACGTCATCTTGGTGAAGTCGATATAGGCGTTGCGGATCGGCGATGAGATCGGCTTCGTCACCTCGCGGACGTCGACGATGCGGATGGTCATGGGTCTTCTCCTGGTCTTGGTCCCGCACGCTGCCCTTAGAGCGAGGCGCCTGCGCAGATGGTAATGGTCTGTCCGGTGATGGCGGCCGCTTCGGGCGACAGCAGGAAAGCGGTGAGCGCTGCAACTTCCGTGGGATCGACGAAGCGGCCCATCGGCGGCAGCACCGGCGCGGTGCCGGCGCGGCTGGGATCGCGCAGGAACGGCGTGTCGGTCGCAGCCGGTGCGATGACGTTGACGGTGATGCGGCGCGGCGCCAGCTCGATCGCCCAGGATCGCGCGAGACCTGTCAGTGCCGCTTTGGTCGCCGCGTATTGGCTGCGTCCCGCGGCGCCATTGGCAGTGCGGCTGCCGATCAGGACGATGCGTCCGCCTTCGTCCATACGAGGGGCCAGCGCATTGGCCAGGGCTTCGGCAGCGCCGACATGGACGCGCCACATGCCCTCGCCGTTGTCGGGCGCGAGCTCGCCGAGCCGGCCGACGCGCATGTAGCCGGCGGCGTGAACCAGCGCGGTCACCGCGCCGACCTCGACCAGGCCCGCGAGCAGCGCGTGCGACTCGGCGAGATCAGCTTGCAGACCTTGAAAGTGCTCGTGTGAGACGGCGGACATCGCGCGGTCGATGCCGGTCACGCGCCACCCGCCTGCCAGCAGCCGTTCTGCAATGGCGCGGCCGATGCCGGAGCTGGTTCCGGTCACCACCGCATGGCCACCAGAACGTCTGTTATGATCCGCTGCCGTCATCCCTTGTACGCAGCCGCCTCGGCCTTGATCTTCACCGCATCGAAATTGTTGATCTTCTCGATCAGCTCATTGGTGTAGAGCGCAGCATAGTCCTTGATGTCCAGCCCGTTCATCACCGCCTCGGTGCGGAACTCCTGCTCGTTGATCGCGCCCATCTTCGTATCCGCATAAGGCGGCGCGTAGAGCTTGATGCGGCGGCTGATCGATTGCAGCACGGCTTTCACCGCTTCGTCCTCGCTGGCGCCACGCGGCGCCGTTTCGGGATAGAGCTTGAGGAACGCCCTGGCGCCGGCGGCAGGGTTGGCGAGCAGGAACTGCGAGGCCTTGCACACCGAACGGCCGAAGCCGATCAGCAGCTCGCGATCCTTCTCGAACGTCTGAGGCATCGCCATCAGGAACTGGCCGCCGACCATCGGGATCGAGGTCGGACGGGGCAGATAGGTCAGCGCGATACCGGCGGCTTCGATCTGGCCGAAGCCCGTGTCGAAATAGGCGAGCGCATCGATCACGCCGCGCTGCAGGGCGACGCCGGCCGGCGTGCCGTTGCCGACCGCGACGAAGCTCACATCCTTCTCCGGATCGAGGCCGAGCGCCTTCAGCACGTTCTTGGTCACCGGATATTCGGTGGCGCCGAAATCGGAGACGCCGATCTTCTTGCCCTTGAGATTCGTGTAGCTCTTGAGCGCCGAGCCCGGCGGAACGGCGATGTCCCATTTGTACGGATAGGTGTACTGATAGAACATTCTCGCGCCGCTCCATTCGCCCTTGGCGAGCAGCGGCAGCGCCGTCGAGGGCACGCCGACGCCGATCGCCACCGTGCCGCGATCGGTCGCGACCTGGACGTTGGCGTTGGTGCCGAGCGCCTGGACATCGAGCGAGAAGCCCTCCTGCGCGTTGTAGCCGAGAGCCTCGCCGATCACGCAATTGATGATGGTGGCATTGAGCGCCTTGAGGCCGACGCCGAAGCGAATCTTCCTCGCGTCCGCGGCCATCAGGATCGAGGGCGCACCGCTCATCAGCAGCGCCGCGCCGGCGCTGCTCTTCAGGAATGACCTGCGCGAAACCATGTTCGTTCCTCCCGTTCTTATTTCTTTCCGTTCTTATTTCTTTCGATTGGCGCCCCAGTGCACGACCTTGGCCTCGCACCAGCGCACGATGCCATGCAACACGATTCCGAGCAGGCCTAGAATGATCAGGGCCGCGAACACGCCGGCCACGTCCGACACCGCCTGCGCCTGGGTGATGACCACGCCCATGCCGCGCTGCGCGCCGAGGAATTCCGCAACGATGGCGCCGAGCAGCGCGTACACCACGGCCATGTCGAGGCCTGCGAAGATGAAGGGCGCGGCGTTGGGCAGCTTGACGATGCGATAGGTCTCGAAGCGCGAGGCCGATAGCGAGCGCATCAGATCGATACGTTCCGGTTCGACCGCGCGCAGGCCGGTAAAACTGTTGATCAGCACCGGGAAGAACGACAGCAGCGCCGAGATTGCGATCTTCGAGCCGTCACCGAAGCCGAACCAGATCACGATCAGCGGCGCGATCGCCACCTTGGGCAGGCTCTGCAGCGCGAAGGCATAGGGCATGACGAGACGCTCGATCGCCTCGACCTCGGCCATCAGCGAGCCGATGACGAGGCCGAGCCCGACGCCGATGGCGCACCCCATGGCGGCGTTGCTGAGCGTGCTCCACAGCGGCAAATAATAGCCGAGCGGACTGGCCGGATTGACGGCAAGCCCGGACCACAGCGCGCGGACGACCGCTTCCGGCTTCGGCAGGATGTAGGACGGGATGTTCAGCAGGTTGACGGCGGCGATCCAACTCAGGATCAGCACGGCCAGGCCGATCCAGGCGATCGACGAGCCGAGATTGAGGCGGCGGCTGGGCTTTGTCGATTTCTGGGTCATGGCAGGCGCGGCGATGTTGGCGAGATCAGTCATGGCCATGCTCCTGGGCGTTCAGCAGCCCGCGAACTTCCTTGGCGAGGCGCGCGTAGTCGGGATGGAGCACGATGTCGTCGAACGTCCGTGGCCGTTGAATCGGAACGGGGAGGTCGGCCAGGATGCGGCCGGGGCGCGCCGACATCACGATGACGCGGTCGGCGAGGAAGATGGCTTCGGAGATCGAATGCGTGATCAGCAGGATGGTCTTGCGGTTCTCCTGCCAGATCCGCTGTAGCTCGAGGTTCAGGCGCTCGCGCGTCAACGCATCGAGCGCGCCGAACGGCTCGTCCATCAGCAGGATCTCGGGGTCGCGCGCCAGCGCGCGGCAGATGCCGGCGCGCTGCTGCATGCCGCCGGACAGCTCATAGGGATATTTGTCGCCAAAATCGCCGAGGCCGGTCACCGCGAGCAGGCGCTCGATGCGATCGCCGGCAGGCGCATGCCTGCCGCCGACGCGCAAGGGCAACCCGACATTGTCGCGTACCGTCATCCACGGCAACAGATTGGCCGCCTGGAACACCACGCCGACCTTGCGCGAGGGACCGGCGACCTTTTCGCCGTCGAGCAGCAGGCGTCCCTCGCTGTAGCCATCGAGCCCGGCGAGCAGGCGCAGCAAGGTGCTCTTGCCGCAGCCGGAAGGACCGACGACGCAGACGAACTCGCCCGGCTTGATGTCGAGCGAGATGCGGCTCAGCGCATGCACCGCTGCGCCCGAGGCCGAGACGTAGGTCTTCGACACCTGGTCGATCGCGATCAGCACGTCCTCTGGCGAGGCAGGAGCGCGCTGCGGCGCATGTTCGACATCCATCATCAGCATGAGCGTCCACCCGGATTGTTATTCGTTGATTGTCGGACGCGGCAGCCGGGCCGGGCCGGCTGCCGCTGGTCGCAAGCTCAGGCCGCAGCCTGCACCGTCAGGCCGGCCGCGGCGACCGCGGCGCGGATCGCGGCCATCTCCTCGGCGCTCGGCGCATGCGTCGGCGGACGCACCGTGGCATCGCGGATCACGCCCGCGACCTGCATGGCGGCCTTCATGCGGCCATGCGCCTCGCCGGTCGGCTCGCCCGCGCCATACACCGCGTCCTTCAGCGGATCGATCATCGCCTGCAGCTTCATCGCGAGCTTGAGGTCGCCGGCATTGACCGCGGCGTACAGGTCGTAGATCAGGTCCGGAATCAGGGAGGCGAAGCCGACCAGTGCGCCATCGACGCCCTGCACCATCGAGGCCAGCAGATATTCGTCGTGGCAGGTCAGCAGCGCCTTGTGCGGCGCCGCCGCCCGGATGGCCTTGAGGTCGCGGGCATATTTGTTCATCTCGCGGGTGCCGATCTTGAAGGCCTGGACGTGATCGAGGCGGGCGAGTTCGGCGAGCAGCTCCGAGGAGAACGAGGCGCGGGTCCAGGCCGGGTAGACGTGGACGATCAGCGGCAGCTTCGTGGCCTCGCCGATCGCATTGAAGTAGTCGAGGCAGTGCTCGCGCTTGAAGCCGAAGCGCAACCAGTGATGCGGCGGCATGATATCGAGCGCGGTGGCGCCGGCCTCCTTGGCCATCATTGCGTGCTCGATGCCGTCCTTGATGCCTTCGCAGACGACGGAGGAGATGGTCGGGCAGATGCCGGTGAGCGCCTTGGCGACGATGCGCGTCACCTCCGCGCGCTCCTTGGCGGTGAGGCTGAACACCTCGCCGGTGTGGCCGTTGGTCATGATGCCGACGATGCCGCGGCGCCTGCCGAGCCAGGCCGCATAGCGCGTCAGTTCTGCCTCGTCGATCGAGTGGTCGGCGTTGAAGGGGACGGCGATCGCCGGGATGATCCCCTTGAAGTTGGTCATGACGCTCATATCGGTCTCCTGGTGAATTCTGATGTCATCGGTTGGAAACGGTGGCGGTGGCGCCGCCCATGGCTTCGAGCGCGCGCGACAGCTGCGCGGCCGCGCGCAGCAGCGGCGCGACGCCCATCCGCTCGAACGCCTCTGCCGAGATGCGCATGGTCGGCGCGGCGACGCTGATCGCGGCGAGCGGCACGCCATCGCGATCGACGACGGGCGCGGCGAGCACGCACAGGCCGGGCGCATTTTCCTGGTTGGACAGCGCGTATCCGGCAGCCTTCACCTGGCGCAGGCGCTGCAACAGCGCGTCGAGATCGGTGATCGTGGTCTCCGTGCGCTTGATGCGCGGCTGCGCTTCGAGCACCTCGACCTGGGTCTCCACGGGGAGCAGGGCGAGCAGCGCTTGCCCGACGGCGGTGGAATAGACCGGCGCGCGGCTGCCGATGCGGACGTCGACGCCGAGCCGGACGAGGCCGGCCTGGATGCGCTCGACATAGACGATGTCGCTGCCGTCGAGCACGGCGAGCGAGGCGGCCTCGTTCATCTCGCCGACCAGGCTGCGCAGGATCGGGCGGGCCTGGTCGCGCAGCTCGGAGCGCGCGATCGCATGGAAGCCGAGGTCGAGGCATTTCAGCGTCAGGCGGAAGCGCCTGCTGTCGCCGACCTTCTCGACGTAGCCGAGCATCACGAGCGTGTTGAGCAGGCGGAATGTCGTGCCCTTGTCGAGCGTGGCGCGGCGCGCGACGTCGGCCAGCACCAATTCGGGCTCTTCGCTGGTGAAGGCGTTGAGCACCTGAAAGCCCTTGGCCAGCGACTGCACGACGCTTTTGCCAGCCTTGTTGTCCTCGTCCACGGGGAGGCTCCGACGTTTCCTGCTTGACGCCCATCTTGATGGCGGGCATTTTCGACTTGCTAAAGTTCGGATTGCGAACTATAGTTCGTATATTCAAGCGATGTTGCCGGTGCCTGTCAAGGGGCGCGCCGTTGCGCGTACGCCTGTCAGGATGGCAGCTTGAAATTCGCCTCTCCCGCATGATCTCTCCCGGACGCGCGGCCCATCGGGCGTCGCGCTTCGCAGGAGACTGGGATTGAGCGTTGCATTCACCAAGGAAGAGAGCGCCGAGACGGCCGCCGAGACCATGCTGCCCGACCGCCCGGTCTCGCCGCATCCCAACCTGGTCACCGAAGCGGGGCTGAAGGCGCTCGAGGATCAGCTGCATCAGGCGCAGGCGGCCTATGAAGCGGCGCAGGCGATCGAGGACGTCAACGAGCGGCGGCGCGAGCAGGCGCTGCCGCTGCGCGACGCCCGCTACTTTTCGACGCGGCTGCGGACCGCGCAGGTGATGCCACCGCCCGCCTCCACCAACACCATCGCCTTCGGCAGCACGGTGACGTTCGAGCGCGGCGACGGCCGCGTGCAAACCTATCGCATCGTCGGCGAGGACGAGGCCGATCCGAAGCAGGGCATGATCTCCTACGTCTCGCCGGTCGCACAGCGCCTGATGGGCAAGGCGGTCGGCGACGTCGTCGACGTCCAGGGCCAGGAGATCGAGATCGTCAAGATTGTCTGAGGCGAGATGAGGATCGGGATCATCTCCGACACCCACGGCCTGCTGCGGCCGGAGGCGGAGCAATGTCTGGTCGGCGTCGATCACATCATCCACGCCGGCGATATCGGCCGGCCCGAGATCATTGACCGGCTGCGAGCCATTGCGCCGGTCACCGCGATCCGCGGCAACATCGATACCGCGGATTGGGCGAAGGCTTACGCCGAGACCGAGACCGTCAGCCTCGGCGGCCGCACCTTCCACATCGTCCACGATGTTCACGATCTGCAGATTGATCCCGCCGCTTCTGGCATCGACGTCGTGATATCGGGCCATTCGCATCGCGCTCGCGAGGAGACGATCGGCGCCGTGCTCTATTTGAATGCCGGCAGCGCGGGGCCGCGACGATTCAAGCTGCCGGTGACGCTGGCGACGCTGGATGTCGGCGTAGGCAGTCTGTCGCCGGTCATTCACGACCTCAGCGGTCACTGATGTTCTCTCATGCAGAAGGGCGCCATCGGGCGCCCTTCGCGATGTCTGGATCCGGCAACGATCAGAACTGATCGGCGCGGGCCATGCCGGGATCGCTGAACGACGGACGGCCGGTCTCGATGTGGCCGGCGACGCGGCGATAGAAGCTGTCGTCGGTGTCGCTGGTGACGACGAAGTCGTACCACAGGCCCGACTTGCGCAGATGCCAGTAGAGCTCGCCGTGGCGGCCAGGCGCGGAGACCTTGACGGTCCACGACGTCGACGGGCCGCCATGGCTCGGGCCGGGGAAGAAGGTCGGCGCGCCGAAGCCGAAGCCGGGGGCATCGAAGTCGGGCGCCGGACGGAAGCCGGGCACGGTGCCGAAGCCGACCGGATGCACGTCGGGCCGCGGACCGAAGCCCGGGCACATCGGCTCCAGCGCGGCCGACACCGACGCGGTGACGGCCTGCAGCGGTCCATAGATCTCGTTGGACGTCACCGCAAAGTTCACGCGACCCTGGCCGTCGTTGCGCAGCTGCATGTGCAGGCCGCCCTCGAAGATGTTGTAGCCGACGAAGATCTCGGGATTGGCCGCATGCGCCTGGTTGATCTTGCGGACGTTGCCCTTGAAGTGGCGATGGAAGCCGTTCGGGCCGAGCACCCAGAGATCATAGAGCCCGTCAGTGCCGACGCTCCATTCGTCATCGATCATCTTGCCGGCCTCCACGGTGTAGCGGCGCGGAATGAGATCGAGGTGCTGCTTGTCGTAGACGTGGAACACGGCGCCGGCGAAGCCGGTGTTGGCGAACAGCAGCTTCACCTTGCCGCTGGCCGCATCGACCCTCGCGGTGGCGTGCAGGATGTAGGGCAGCGGGCGCGAATAGCGCACGCCGCTCTCCTGGTACAGCGGCTGCGGCGTCGCCGGCGCGACCGGAGCGGGCAAGGTTTTCTGGTGCGCATCCGAGGCCTGCCAGTTGCTCTGGTCGGGCAGTTCGGGGAAGCGCGGATCGTTCGGGCTGGCGAAGTCGAACGCCGAGGTCAGGTCGCCGGAGACGGCGCGATGCCACGGGCTGATCGCCTCGACCTTGATGCCGAAACGCTTCTCCAGGAAGCGGCCGACCGAGGTGTGGTCGAACACCTGCGAGTTGACCCAGCCGCCCTTGCTCCACGGCGACACCACATACATCGGCACGCGCGCCGACAGGCCCCACGGACGGATGTTGCCGCTGATCGTGTCCGTCGCGGTCAGCACGTTGCCGACGGTGTTGGAGAAATACTCGCCGTCGAGCGGCAACGTCGCCTTGCCCATCAGCTTGCCATTGATGTCGTAGGACGGCACGGCCGGGGCCGGCAGATGATCGAAGAAGCCGTCGTTCTCGTCGAAGGTGAGGAAGAAGACGGTCTGGCTCCAGACCTCGGGATTGGCCGTCAGCGCTTCCAGCACCTGGTCGGTGAAATTGCCGGCGCGGGTCGGGCTGCCGCCGCCGGGATGCTCCGAGTTCGCCTGCGTCGGCAGGATCCACGACACCTGCGGCAAAGTGCCGGCCATCACGTCGGCCTTCAGCCGGTCGAGATAGTCCGGACCGCCGGTCAGGCCGTGGACGTAGTTCGGATCGTTCGGCTGCGCATGACGGAAGCTGGAGAATGCGAGACAACCGTGCATCGCGCCGGTCCAGTTGTCGTTCATGTCCTGGTAGATGTGCCAGCTGACGCCGGCCTTGTTCAGGAGGTCGGGCAGCGTGTCCCAGTTGAAGTCGCTGCCGACATACTTGTAGTTCGCCTGCGGCTGCGGCTGGCCGGCGACCCAGGTATGCGGGTTCGGCCAGCAGCGCAGATTGTTCGGCTCGGCATCGCTGGTGGTGGAGTTGATGCCCTGCGCGCGCAGCGCCGGATTGAAGTTGGAGCCGGACCAGAACACGATGCGGTTCGGATCGGTGCCGGTGGTGATCGAGGCGTGGTAGGCGTCGCAGATCGTGAACGCCTCGGCGAGCGCGAACTGGAACGGGATGTCGTCGCGGCCGAAATAGCCCATCGCGTAGGGCGTCTTGTACTTCGGCCAATAGCCCATCTTGCCCTGATTCCAGGCGGCCTGACTGTCGCCGAACGAATGCGGCGTGCCGTAGCCGACCAGCGCGTTCGAGGTGGTTGAGTCTCGGTGATAGGGCGGGATCTCGCGGGTGCCGTCGGACTGGAACCACACCGGCTTGCCGCTCTCGAGCGGGATCGGGAAGCGGTCGCCGAAGCCGCGCACGCCGCGCAAAGTGCCAAAGTAATGGTCGAACGATCGGTTCTCCTGCATCAGGATGACGATGTGCTTGACGTCCTGAATGGTGCCGGTCCGGCGCCGCGCCGGAATGGCCAATGCCTGACGGATGCTGGCGAAGGTGGCAGCCGCCGTGGCGCCTGCGAGAAAGTCGCGACGTGTTGTCATGATGTTTCGGCCTTCTGAATTCCTGGAGAGGAAGTCGGCGGCGGCCGGGCACCGACCTCCGCCTGGGAACGGCCGAAGGGGTAGCAGTGCGACTTGACGTGGCTGTGAAATATTTATTTATGATCAGATTCACGATGAGATTTTCTCAGTCGAGCAGATGAGGCGCATGTGACGGGTTCCACCTTCAGCTCCGGGCCGGCTGCGACCGGCATCCTGTCTCGCGTGCGGGAGCTGCAGAACGAGCTGCCGCCCAAGGCGCGGCAGATTGCGGAGCTGGTGGTCGCGCGGCCGGAGCCGTTCATCCACATGTCGATCACCGAGGTGGCGGAGGCCTGCGGGGTCAGCGAGGGGACGATCGTGTCGTTCTGCCGGCGGGTGGGCGTGCGCGGCTTCCAGGAGCTCAAGATCATGCTGGCGCGCGACCTGATCGAGCCGATCCGGCTGATCCAGGAGGATCTGCATCGCGGCGACGATCCTGCGACGGTCACGGACCACATCTTCGCCGCCCATGCCGCCTCGCTCCAGGAGACGCGGCGGCTGTTGTCGATGGACGCGCTGGCGCAGGCGACCAGGCTGCTGCGCGAGGCGCGGCGGATCGAGATCTACGGCATCGGCAGCTCGGCGCCGGTCGCGCAGGATCTGTCCTATCGGCTGCTGCAGCTCGGGCTCGCGGCCAATGCCATCGTCGACTCCCACGTCCAGGCCGTCAGCGCCGGGATGACCGGCCCTGAGGTCGCGACCGTCACCGTGTCGCATTCCGGCAGCACGGTCGAGACGGTGCTCGCGACCAGGCTGGCGCAGGCGGCGGGCGCGCGGACCATCGGCATCACCCGGCTCGGGAAGTCGCCGCTGGCGGCGCATTGCGAGGTGCTGCTCTACACCGTCGCCAACGAGACGCGCTATCGCCCGGAGGCGATGAGCAGCCGCGTCGCGCAGCTCGCGATCATCGACACCTTGGTCAGCTGCTGCGCGCTGACCGACACCGAGCGCTCGGTCGAGAAGCTGCAGCACGCGGCCCGCATCCTCTCGGAGAAGCGCTACTGACCGGCACGGCCTCCGCTCCAAACGGCGAGCCACGGGGATGATGTCCCGCGGCCGCCGCATTCCTCAGTAGTCCTTCAGCAGCCGCTCGATGTAGTCGAGCTCGACCTGCGGCCGCGAGGAATCGCCGAGGCGGCGGCGCAGTTCTTCCAGGATGCGGCGGACGCGCTGGACGTCGATCTCGCCCGGGATCTTCTGCGAGAAATCGTCGATGTCGCGGCCCGGATGCATCGGACGGCCCAGCGGATCGGTCTGCTGCGCGCCCTGCTGGCGGCCGGCGCGCTGACCGGGACCGTCGCCCGGCTGGTCGCCGTC is from Bradyrhizobium sp. ORS 285 and encodes:
- a CDS encoding IclR family transcriptional regulator, with translation MDEDNKAGKSVVQSLAKGFQVLNAFTSEEPELVLADVARRATLDKGTTFRLLNTLVMLGYVEKVGDSRRFRLTLKCLDLGFHAIARSELRDQARPILRSLVGEMNEAASLAVLDGSDIVYVERIQAGLVRLGVDVRIGSRAPVYSTAVGQALLALLPVETQVEVLEAQPRIKRTETTITDLDALLQRLRQVKAAGYALSNQENAPGLCVLAAPVVDRDGVPLAAISVAAPTMRISAEAFERMGVAPLLRAAAQLSRALEAMGGATATVSNR
- the greA gene encoding transcription elongation factor GreA; this translates as MSVAFTKEESAETAAETMLPDRPVSPHPNLVTEAGLKALEDQLHQAQAAYEAAQAIEDVNERRREQALPLRDARYFSTRLRTAQVMPPPASTNTIAFGSTVTFERGDGRVQTYRIVGEDEADPKQGMISYVSPVAQRLMGKAVGDVVDVQGQEIEIVKIV
- a CDS encoding metallophosphoesterase family protein — encoded protein: MRIGIISDTHGLLRPEAEQCLVGVDHIIHAGDIGRPEIIDRLRAIAPVTAIRGNIDTADWAKAYAETETVSLGGRTFHIVHDVHDLQIDPAASGIDVVISGHSHRAREETIGAVLYLNAGSAGPRRFKLPVTLATLDVGVGSLSPVIHDLSGH
- a CDS encoding phosphocholine-specific phospholipase C produces the protein MTTRRDFLAGATAAATFASIRQALAIPARRRTGTIQDVKHIVILMQENRSFDHYFGTLRGVRGFGDRFPIPLESGKPVWFQSDGTREIPPYHRDSTTSNALVGYGTPHSFGDSQAAWNQGKMGYWPKYKTPYAMGYFGRDDIPFQFALAEAFTICDAYHASITTGTDPNRIVFWSGSNFNPALRAQGINSTTSDAEPNNLRCWPNPHTWVAGQPQPQANYKYVGSDFNWDTLPDLLNKAGVSWHIYQDMNDNWTGAMHGCLAFSSFRHAQPNDPNYVHGLTGGPDYLDRLKADVMAGTLPQVSWILPTQANSEHPGGGSPTRAGNFTDQVLEALTANPEVWSQTVFFLTFDENDGFFDHLPAPAVPSYDINGKLMGKATLPLDGEYFSNTVGNVLTATDTISGNIRPWGLSARVPMYVVSPWSKGGWVNSQVFDHTSVGRFLEKRFGIKVEAISPWHRAVSGDLTSAFDFASPNDPRFPELPDQSNWQASDAHQKTLPAPVAPATPQPLYQESGVRYSRPLPYILHATARVDAASGKVKLLFANTGFAGAVFHVYDKQHLDLIPRRYTVEAGKMIDDEWSVGTDGLYDLWVLGPNGFHRHFKGNVRKINQAHAANPEIFVGYNIFEGGLHMQLRNDGQGRVNFAVTSNEIYGPLQAVTASVSAALEPMCPGFGPRPDVHPVGFGTVPGFRPAPDFDAPGFGFGAPTFFPGPSHGGPSTSWTVKVSAPGRHGELYWHLRKSGLWYDFVVTSDTDDSFYRRVAGHIETGRPSFSDPGMARADQF
- a CDS encoding MurR/RpiR family transcriptional regulator: MTGSTFSSGPAATGILSRVRELQNELPPKARQIAELVVARPEPFIHMSITEVAEACGVSEGTIVSFCRRVGVRGFQELKIMLARDLIEPIRLIQEDLHRGDDPATVTDHIFAAHAASLQETRRLLSMDALAQATRLLREARRIEIYGIGSSAPVAQDLSYRLLQLGLAANAIVDSHVQAVSAGMTGPEVATVTVSHSGSTVETVLATRLAQAAGARTIGITRLGKSPLAAHCEVLLYTVANETRYRPEAMSSRVAQLAIIDTLVSCCALTDTERSVEKLQHAARILSEKRY